The following are from one region of the Rhizobacter sp. AJA081-3 genome:
- a CDS encoding glycine zipper 2TM domain-containing protein, translating to MNTRWITLSATAALAVSLAACGNMSARDQNTATGAVIGGAAGAILTGGSTAGTVGGAAVGGVIGNQVDPKKK from the coding sequence ATGAACACTCGTTGGATCACCCTCTCCGCCACGGCCGCACTGGCCGTCTCGCTCGCCGCCTGCGGCAACATGTCCGCCCGCGACCAGAACACCGCCACCGGCGCGGTGATCGGCGGCGCTGCAGGCGCCATCCTCACCGGGGGCAGCACTGCCGGCACCGTCGGCGGCGCGGCCGTCGGCGGCGTGATCGGCAACCAGGTCGACCCGAAGAAGAAGTAA
- a CDS encoding BON domain-containing protein, producing MTPYKLHRSPAVIGMLLLAGALGGCDRRDDDRTTGQKVDAAIAQADDKVDAAKADADKALADAKKATTEAVHAAAAAVNDTTITAAVKSSLSTDVELKPADLSVETRYGRVSLRGMLPDAAARDRASQMAAAVQGVVAVDNQVTVVR from the coding sequence ATGACCCCCTACAAGCTTCACCGCAGCCCAGCCGTGATCGGCATGCTGTTGCTGGCGGGCGCGCTCGGCGGCTGCGACCGCCGCGACGACGACCGGACCACCGGCCAGAAAGTCGATGCCGCGATCGCCCAGGCCGATGACAAGGTCGATGCCGCCAAGGCCGACGCCGACAAGGCCCTGGCCGACGCGAAGAAGGCCACCACCGAGGCGGTGCATGCCGCAGCCGCCGCGGTGAACGACACGACGATCACCGCGGCCGTCAAGTCCAGCCTGTCGACCGACGTGGAGCTCAAGCCCGCCGATCTGAGCGTGGAGACCCGCTACGGCCGCGTGTCGCTGCGCGGCATGCTGCCCGATGCCGCGGCGCGAGATCGAGCCTCGCAGATGGCCGCGGCCGTGCAGGGCGTGGTGGCGGTCGACAACCAGGTCACCGTGGTGCGCTGA
- a CDS encoding GNAT family N-acetyltransferase — MITVRCYDSLSQAAPLRHDIDALNRLSARPDPFSTFSYLQTYLRHDEHHPSGRGMSLWFLCAFRDERLVGYLALKRVETRVMGFRSATLGFLVTHDTDRPHLVARPDDELAVSQAFYAHVLSRRSEWSFLELAQQGECSTLFPPPAGVDLGGYLVRQWPSLENCTIPVRWDSLSGYVKAMSKKFRGNLGRQLNGLFDAGEVELLSSSDPADTPALLELYLGIEPRSWKAQADADIGRHPQRIAYFRSLLEARQPMQISIHLLLMDGVPVAGLISGAFERGLYALHIVYDDRLNRLGPGSTMLLLGMRQAIEGGFGFFNLLSGFGYFKVRWLAEATPLHVAQIYRTGTPLYWRRRFGDLKRRLMPQAAAAALPMFNPSRRAVADALPPPPAFDARQRERMASLIGAVRGGHGVHLGKAQLAAILPLGRARAGSGSPGQAMPARLP, encoded by the coding sequence TTGATCACCGTCCGCTGCTACGACTCGCTCAGCCAGGCGGCGCCGCTGCGCCACGACATCGATGCGCTGAACCGCCTGTCGGCGCGGCCGGATCCCTTTTCCACCTTCTCCTACCTGCAGACCTACCTTCGCCACGACGAGCACCATCCGTCGGGGCGGGGCATGAGCCTGTGGTTCCTCTGCGCATTCCGCGACGAGCGGCTGGTCGGCTACCTGGCCCTCAAGCGGGTCGAGACCCGCGTGATGGGCTTTCGCAGCGCGACGCTCGGCTTCCTCGTCACGCACGACACCGACCGGCCGCACCTGGTGGCTCGCCCCGACGACGAACTGGCGGTCAGCCAGGCCTTCTACGCCCACGTGCTCTCGCGCCGCAGCGAGTGGAGCTTCCTCGAGCTGGCACAGCAGGGCGAATGTTCCACGCTGTTCCCGCCGCCCGCGGGCGTCGACCTGGGCGGCTACCTGGTTCGCCAGTGGCCCAGCCTGGAGAACTGCACCATCCCGGTCCGCTGGGACAGCCTGTCGGGCTACGTGAAGGCGATGTCGAAGAAGTTCCGCGGCAACCTGGGGCGGCAGCTCAACGGGCTGTTCGATGCCGGCGAGGTCGAGCTGCTGTCGTCGTCGGACCCGGCCGACACGCCGGCGCTGCTCGAGCTCTACCTCGGCATCGAGCCGCGCAGCTGGAAGGCTCAGGCCGACGCCGACATCGGCCGGCACCCGCAGCGCATCGCCTACTTCCGCAGCCTGCTCGAGGCGCGGCAGCCGATGCAGATCAGCATCCACCTCTTGCTGATGGACGGCGTGCCCGTGGCCGGGCTGATCAGCGGCGCGTTCGAGCGCGGCCTGTATGCGCTGCACATCGTCTACGACGACCGGCTGAACCGGCTCGGGCCCGGCTCCACCATGTTGCTGCTGGGCATGCGCCAGGCCATCGAGGGCGGCTTCGGCTTCTTCAACCTGCTGTCGGGCTTCGGCTACTTCAAGGTGCGCTGGCTGGCCGAGGCCACACCGCTGCACGTGGCGCAGATCTACCGCACCGGTACCCCGCTGTACTGGCGTCGCCGTTTCGGCGATCTCAAGCGTCGGCTGATGCCGCAAGCCGCCGCGGCCGCGCTGCCGATGTTCAACCCGTCCCGGCGCGCCGTGGCCGACGCGCTGCCGCCCCCACCTGCCTTCGATGCGCGTCAACGCGAGCGCATGGCCTCGCTGATCGGCGCGGTGCGCGGCGGCCACGGCGTGCACCTGGGCAAGGCGCAGCTCGCGGCCATCTTGCCGCTGGGCCGCGCACGCGCGGGCTCAGGCAGCCCAGGCCAGGCCATGCCGGCGCGGCTGCCGTGA